In Solanum pennellii chromosome 3, SPENNV200, a single window of DNA contains:
- the LOC107013362 gene encoding uncharacterized protein LOC107013362: MEIIKWLDVGIIYLIKDSSWVCPILCVPKKGGVNVVPNAKNELVLMRKVTGWRVFLDYHNLNACTQKDQFPIPVIDEMIDRRDDKEGYHLGCVILQKPSTLHDVDISNMVEDTIKVLMDDLFVVVYSFDGCLMHLDEVTEKLPPPISIRGVRCFLGHEGLYRRFIKDFSKIAHPLCKLI, from the exons atggaaatcattaaatggttggatgTTGGAATCATATACCTCATCAAAGATAGTAGTTGGGTCTGCCCTATTttgtgtgtacctaagaaaggtgGGGTTAATGTGGTTCCTAATGcaaaaaatgagcttgttctgATGAGGAAAGTGACGGGATGGAGAGTGTTCTTGGACTACCACAATCTTAATGCTTGTACACAAAAAGACCAGTTCCCGATACCAGTCATAGATGAGATGATAGATCGCCGTGATGATAAGG AAGGATACCATTTGGGATGTGTAATACTCCAGAAACCTTCAACGTTACATGATGTTGATATTTCAAATATGGTGGAGGATACTATTAAGGTACTTATGGATGATTTATTTGTGGTAGTTTACTCGTTTGATGGATGTTTGATGCATCTAGACGAGGTAACAGAAAAGCTTCCACCACCTATCTCTATTAGAGGTGTTAGATGTTTTCTTGGGCATGAAGGCCTTTATCGGAGGTTTATCAAGGATTTCTCCAAAATTGCACACCCTTTGTGCAAATTGATTTAA